The following nucleotide sequence is from Pandoraea oxalativorans.
GGCTTCGCCGCCGTGGCCCGCTACTATTTGAACCGCTACCGACCGCATGCCGCCCTGCCTCCCGAGCCCACCTCCACTGACTTCCTCAACGCGCTGACCGATGCGCTGCTCGCCATCGAGGACGGCCAGCGCTACTACCAGGCCCTGCTCGATCGGGCGCGGGCGGCGGACGGCTTTGTCGCGCCGGATCGCTGGCTGTGATCCGGCATGGGTGCCCGACACGGCCGTGCCCGCGCCGCGCACCCCGTGTGCACGCCGGCGCGCCGTGCGCCTGCGCGCGCTCCGGTCGGTGCCGGCGTGTCGGCCCCTGTGGGGGGCCGAGTTCGTCGGCCCCGGGACGCGCGACTGTCGGCCGGGCAGCGGGCACGCGAGAGCGGCGGGCCGCGTCGCTCGCCGCCGGCGACACGGGCGGGATATGGCGCGGACCCGCCGCGCCCGCCCCGCGCCACCTTGCGTCGGCGCGTGACGGGATTGTCCGGGCGCGCCCGCGAATCGCGCCCGGGCGCTCCCGCGGCACCGTCAGTGACGCTCGCCCGTGAGATGGCGCGTGTCGCTCAATCGTGCGGCGTCCATCGGCAGCCGCGCTTCGCCGCGCACATCCGCACTGGCGCGCGCTTCACCGGGCCGTAAGCCCCCCGGCAAACCCACCCCCCTGGCGAGGGCCGGCGATTAAGGGGCGCCGACGTCCGACGATGCGGCGGCAACCGTTCGATCTCACCGGCTGTTTGCGTCGGCCGACGCGTGCGTGCGCGCGTGCGTCAAATAGACGTAGGGATTGGAGCGGTTCAGTTGTCGCGCGCGGATCCACCTCATGATCGCCGCCCCGCGCCGGCCCGCCCGCGCCGAGCCGGCAAACAACCCCTTGCCGTGTGCCATGGCGCACGTGCCGGGGAAGAGCCCCTCCCGGGTTGTGGCCCATCAAGCGTTCGCCGCGACGCCGTCTCGCGCGCCTGCCTGTGCCTGCACTTGGTTCGCATGGCCCCGTGATCCCCTTGGCGTCTCCGGCGCAAAGGTCAAGCGGGTCATTGCATGACGTCAGTCGATTTCCGATGAAAACTCCCCCCTCAAAGGGGCCGTTCGGGGGGCACGTCAATCACCCGAGCCACGGCGCGCGCCGTCGATTTCCCGCCCCGGGTCCGCCGCGGCCCCCGGCGCCAGGTCTGCCCTGTCCGCCCTGTCCGCCCGGCTGCGCGCGCTTGACTTGCGTGAGGCACACGCGGGGAGCGCCGCACGCGCGAGACTCGCCCATCGCTGCGCCCAACCCGACGCGCGGTTCCGTCAGCCGCGCCTCACCCTGCCGGCTGGCGCGATTTGCGCACCGGTTCATCCCGCCGTCAAGACATCTGCGTGTCCTGCGTATTCTGCGTATTCTGGGTGTCCTGCGTGTCGCTTCGGCGAGCGTTGAGCACCCCGTTAAGCGACACCGCCACCAGGGCGGCGAGAACCACGCCGCTGTGCAGCAACGGCGCAAGACTCGGCGGGAAAAATTGGAAGAACTTTGGAGCAAACGCAGGCGTCATTCCGATGCCGACGCTGACCGCCACAATCCAGGCGTTGGCGGTATTGCGTTCGTAGTCCACCTTCGCGAGGACGCGGATTGCGGCCACGCAAATCATGCCGAACGTGATCATGCTTACCGAACCCAATACATACACAGGCACCGCGGCGATGACGGCTGCGAGCTTCGGAAACAGCGCCAGCACCACCAGGATCCCGGCCGCCGTGGCCGTGACGAATCGGCTTCGAACCCCCGTCGCAACGAGCAACCCGACGTTCTCGGCATAGGTCGTGTAGGGAAACACGTTAAAGACTGCCGCCAGTGCCGTACCGAGTCCGTCAGCACGGAAGCCCCTGACGATGTCCCGCCGCCTCACCTCGACCCCCGTCAGTTCACCCAGCGCCATGAACACCCCCGCCGTTTCCACCGTATTGACCAGCATCACAACGCACATCGCCACGATGGACCACGGCTCGAATTTGAGGCCCGCCAGATGGAACGGCCGCACGATCTCCAGCCACGGCGCTTGCGCTACGCCGTCCAAGGTGGCCAGCCCCCGCGCCACACACACGATCATGCCCGCCGCGAGTCCGATCAGAATGGCAACATTCCTGACAAACCCACGGCCGAACTTCAGTAGCGCCATCACCACCAACAACACACCGAAGGCAACGCAGAGATAGGTCGGGCTACCGAAATCCGTCACGCCGGCGCCCCCCGCCATCCAGTGCGCGCTGATATCGAGCAACGACATTCCGATGGTGAGCAGAATGCTGCCGATGACGACAGGCGGAAACAGATACCTCAGACGTCCCAGCAACGGCGCCAGCACGATGCACAGCAGGCCCGAGACCAGCATCGCGCCAAAGACGCCGGCGAGCCCCAGGTTGGGATCGCTGCCGATGGCGAGCATGGCGCCACTGCCGGCAAATGAGACGCCCATCATCACCGGCAGTCGAATACCGAAGCGCCCCACTCCAAGTGACTGGACCAACGTGATCAGCCCGCCGACCAACAAGGCGGCGCTGATCATACCGGCGATTTGGTCGGCGGGCAGACGCAGCGCTTCTCCGATGAGGCGCGGGAACGCGACCGCCGAGGCCGACATGACGAGTACGTGCTGCAGTCCGAGCAGAACCATCTTGCCGGGCGATGACAGCGGGTTCAACGATGATGCGGCGTTTGAGTTCATCGGGTCTCTCAATCGGCTTCGTGTCGCAACAAGGCCAGCCCCCGTTTAAGGCCCTCCGGACGATCCGAACCTGAGCTCCGAGAGGCGCTGATTCGCGCGCCGGACCGCACGCGCAAGCGAAGCGGAAGATCCGGTCGGTTTGTTCCGAGGTTCCGCGGTTCCAAGGTTCCGTGGTGCCATGGGTGAGGGGCGCGTTCCCGGTATCGACTTCGGTCAATGCACACGTCGAACGCAGGCAGTGTTGGGCTGAAGGTCGTCGGGTCTGCCCGTTGGCTTGCCACGTCGTGCCCCGGGGAAGCCGTCCGCGTCGGTGACAGCGGGACGGCCGCGTGCCCGCCGGCCCGCCAGCCAGCCGCTTTCGGCGACGCACGCGTGGACAGCCGGGTTTGGACGGCCCGTGTGACGCCCCGCGCGTCGCTTCGCGCCGCCTTCGGGGGCCGGCGCGCCGAGCGTGTCAGCGAGTTGCCCAGAACTCGCGCTGCACCGCGGCTGCCTGCTCCGCTATTGCGGACACCGGACCGATCACCTGAACCGCCTTCTGGCCGCAGGCGAAGACGTGCCGGCACGGCAGGTTCATGGTCGGATTCTCCGCGTGCGCACCCGTCTGCTCAAGCAGCGACGCCTCGGTCATGCCGAACACGATGCGCCCAATATTCGCCCAATACGCCGTGGCGGCGCACATGCAGCATGGCTCAACCGTCGTGTAGAGGGTGCAGCCCCACAGAAATTCGGCCGTGAAATTGGTTGCGGCGACGCGCGCCAGGGTGGCTTCGGCGTGGTTCACGGTGTCGATGTTGCACTGCTCGAGCAGCACCGTTTCCTGGTCGGGCCCGACTAAGACGGCCCCAAACGGGTGATGCCCCAGCGATACCGCTCGACGCGCCACTTCATTGGAGCGCGCCAGGTGCCGCATGATCTGGTCCTGGCTCGGCTCCAGACCTTGCGCGGGAAATGGATTCATGATTTCTCCTTGATGGGCGGTGCGGCGCGTGCAGGCCTTATGCCCAGCCGCCGGTGAGGCCCCCACGTGCTGACGAATCGGGTCGCAGACGGACGTTGAACCCGGCGGTACGGCGCGTGCCAAAAAAGCGCCGGCCGACGCCGGGCCTACCTCCACTCGTGGCGACCGCCGCGCAGGATCCAATTTCTTTTATCGCGCGCCGCCATGACGACGTTACCCAGCAACGTCGCCGGTGTCCACCTGCGTGACAGCGATGCACGGCGTGTTCCATTTTCCGCATGTTTCGCGCCGAAATACGAAAGGGGGGCGCGGCGGATGATGGTATTTGTCGGCATCGCGGGTGCTTGTCCGAGAAACGGTTTTACGGGTGCCGCATGCCGGGTCGCACGGCGCGTGAACCCGTTGTCGTTGACGCGGCTGCCGACAGTTGCGTGAGGCTAACGGCGATCGTGCCCCGCCTGTCGCCGGCCGGCGTGCGGCACCCGGCGTGACACTATGCCGTCGTCCTTTGAACCCGTTAAGGAAAACCCAAGGCTTGGGTCGCGCACTGTTGCGACATGGGACGACGGCGGCCGTGCGGGGAGCGCTTTTTATCGGTCTTCGTCACAGGGCGCCGTCAAGCCCCCGGGTACGACAAGATTTGAAGCGCCCCGGGTTTTGCGCCGCCGCCCAATCTTGAGAGAGGGGAGAGAAGGGAGCTATGGACACCACCAAAAAGAAGACCCTGAGGTTCTCGCCGGAAGTGCGTGAGCGTGCGGTGCAAATGGTGCTGGAACATCAAGGCGAGCGTGAGTCGCGGTGGAAAGTGATCGCCGCGATAGCCGCGAAGGTGGGCTGCTCGGGCCAGACGCTGCGTAGCTGGGTGCGCACGGAAGCGCGGGTCCGGAGTTTGCGTCCCGGCACGAGCACGCAGCTGCAGGAACGCATCCACGCGTTGGAGCGCGAGCTGTGCGAGCTTCGGCAGGTCAACGAAATCCTGCGCAAAGCGTCAGCCGAGTTCGCACAGACGGAGCTCGAGCGCCGATCGAAGTGATGCGCAACGTTGCTGGCGATCACCGGCACGTCTACGAGTCGAGCGCGTTCCGCATCGTGCGCCCGAGCGCGCCCTCCGCGTACGTCAAGCGCGTGGCCCGTCGCGTTGCCGCCGGCTCGGTGCCGCCGCGGGCCCGGCGCGCCCGGATGCGCAAGGATAAGCTGCGACGCGCAGGGGCAAGACAATCGCCGGGGCTGCGCAGAAACGGTCGCCAAGCAATTGCGGCGCGACGGCATCCTCATCGCGTGCCGCACGATCGAACGGCGGAGCAAGCGCACCGGCCGGCGTGGCAGGCGCGACGGATCGAGCGACCCCTTCGTTTGCCCGTCCGTTTCGCCCATAAACACCTGCCGATACGGCGTTTGCCGCCGCCACCGCACCTTCTGCCGCCGACCGGCCAACCACGCGCGCTGTGCAACTCAGGTGTTGATCGGATACCATCAGCGCTCTCACACCGATAAAAAAACGGCGAGGGGGGTGAAAGGGACGAAAGGGGTGATTTCGCGTGCTGTGCGCCATACGACGGCGACTGCCCCAATATTTTTTACGGACTTCGGTCGTGACGCCGGCGCCGCCCCATGACAATGCCGCAACGCGCCAACCCCCCGGTTGGTTTTCGCCGGTACCCGCTGTCAGAAATATCCGCGTGTCTTTACCGTTCGGCGGCCGCCGACATCCCGCCATGGGGGCTCGGGGCGCCATCGGAGCTTCAGGGCCGGGCGTTACGGGCGGGCACCGTCGCTTCCTCTCGGGGCGCACGTGCAGCCCGCCCGACCGCAGGGCCCCCGAAAAAGCGATCGCGGGCGGTGAAAAGTCTCTCACACGCTTGCCGTGGTAGGCAGCCGCAGCGGTGCGGTCTTAATATCACGGACGCCGCGCTTCGCGTTGTGCGCGAGGCGACCTCGGCGCATGGGCGTCGGCCATGTGGGGGGCAGGGCGCCCGGCGCGGTGCCGGGGGGGCGGGCCGCGCGCGACAATGTGTTGTATCAACCTAACTCATCGCAAAGGATTCCCCGATGCCGGGTAAGACATTCATTTTTTTGCGCACTGCCGGCGCAGTCGCCCTCGCTTACTGGCTGGTGGCACTGCTCAGCGAGAGCCTGGCGCGTGCCGGTACGCAAAGCGTGCCGGTCTGGCTGGCCGCCGGGGTGGTGTACGGTGTGCTGTTGGTGGTGCGCGCGCCCCGGCGCGGTGCGGTACTGCTGGGCGCGACCGTGGCGAGCTATGCGTGGGGGCGGGTCGGGCACGGGCTCAACGCGGGCGCGGGCCTCGTGTTTGCGCTCATCGAAGTGGCCAGCATTGCCGCGGGCGTCTGGGTCGCTCAGCGTGCCGAGCGCGGGAGCCGCGCGCCGGCACGCGCGCTCAGCGCGGCCGGCTGGTTGATCGCCGGCGCGGCGCTCACCGCCGGGCTGGGGGCCACGCTGATCGCGGAATTCTGGCGCTGGCAGCAGCCCGACGTACGCTACGGTGAGGAGTGGTGCGCTTGGGCTTTTTCGACCGCGGTGGGCATCCTGCTGGTCACGCCGGTGATCGCCGTCTTCCAGGGCTTTCGCCTCAAGCGCTCGGGGGGCATGCCGATGGCGCAGTTCGGCGCGGGGGCGATCGCGTTCCTGGCGTTTGCGGCGATTGCCACGGTGGTTTTCGGCCAAGGGGTGGAGCAGCGTTTCGGGACGGTTGCGGCCAGCCTCGACTATTTGCCGATGCCGTTCCTGTTGCTGGCCGCCATGGTGTGGGGGCCGCGCGGTGGGGCGCTGGCGATGCTCGCCGGCGCGCTGCTGGTTATCGGCTTAACCGCGGGCGGGGGCGGACCCTTCGCGGTGGCCGACAGTTTTGCCGGCGAGGCGGTGATCGAAGTCCAGGCCTATGTGGCGGTATGGGCGGCGCTGATGCTGGTGGCGCGCGGGCTGTCGGAGGCGCAGCGCGAGGCGCGTGCCCAGGCGCTTGACTGGCGCTTGCGTTACGAGCGCATTCTCGGCGCGATCGGCGCGGTCAGCGTGGAGTTTGACGCCGTCACGGGCGCGGCATTCTGGGGCGAGCAGGCGGCGCGGGTGCTGGGCCGCGAAGTGCTGCAGTTCTCCCACGTGGGGGACTGGCACGCCTGTCTCGAGGCGTCCGAGCGCGGGCGCGCTCAAGCCGCGTGGCACGCCATCGCCCAGGGCGAGCAGTCGTCGTATCAGAGCTGTTACACGGCCAAGCTGGGCGCGCGGGTACTGACAGTGCAGGTGCAACTCGCCGGCGTGGAAGGCCCCGACGGCACGGTGGAGCGCATCGCCGGCCTGTTGCAGCCGGTGGCGAGTGTGCGCGGCGGAGGCGAACGTGACTGAGCCGGGCGTCTTACTCATTCACGGGCTGGGGGGCACGCAGTACGACCTGGGCTCGCTGCAAAAGCGGCTTAAGCATGCGGGCTTCGCCGTTTATTCCCCGACCCTGCCGGGCCATGGCACGCGGCCGGAAGATCTGGTGCAGGTCCGGGTCGGGGACTGGCTTGACGCGGTGCGGCAGAAGTACCACGAGGTGATCGGGCGCCATGAGGTGCTGCACGTGGTCGGCATGTGCATGGGCGCGCTACTGGCCGTGGAGCTTGTGAAGCGCGAGCGGCACGCCAGGGGCCGACTGGTGGCGCTGGCACCCCCCGTGTTCATCGACGGGTGGGCCACGCCCTGGTACCGCGAAGTGCGCCGGCTGCTGTACCACGTGCCCGGCGCGGCCGAGCGCATGAAGATCGTCGAGGAAGCGCCGTACGGTCTCAAGAACGAGCAGTTGCGCGCCATCATTCAGGCCAAGTTCAAGCGCGGCGATAACTTCCACTACCGTTGGGTGCCGCTTGCCTGTATCCGTGAGGTGGACCGGCTGCGCGCGATGGTGATGCGCGGGCTCGACAGCATTGTCTGCCCCACGCTGGTGGTGCATGCCCGCGAGGACGAGCTGACCAGCCTGCGCTCGGCGCACTATCTCGTGGAGCACATCGGCGGGCGGGGTCACGCGGGGCGTGCCCGCATGGTGGTGTTGGAAGACAGCTACCACATGGTGTGCGTGGACAACGACCGCGAGATCGTCGCGCGCAACGTGCTGGAGTTTCTCGGCGTCACCGCCGAATCGTCGCTGGGCATCGCCGCGAGCGAGCCGGGCATGTCCGCCGCCGACCTGCAGGCCTTGCTCACGGCGGTGCTCGCGGATTTGGCGCGCGGCGACTTCGCGAGCCTGTTCGCACGCGGCACGCCCGAGGTGGTCTGGTCGCAGCCGGGCACCAATCGCACCAGCGGGGTGTTTCGCGGCAGCCAGGGACTGGCCCGGATGCAAGCGTGGGCGGGCGAGATTCGCTTCGATGCTTTCGGCGCGCCCAGCATCAACCGCGGCATGGCGGTGGTGCCGGCCACGCTGCGCGCCAGCGCGGACTTCGCCTCGCAGGGCATTGTGGCGGTGGCGGTACACGCGGGCCGCTTGCGGGAGCTGCGCTGGTTCCCCGATGCGGTGCAGAGCGAAGATACGTACTTCGGCGCCACGACCCCGGCGCAGATGAAAACCCCTGTGGTGTAAGCGCCGAGGGCGCGGGTCAACGGGTCACAAAAAGCACCCGGGCGAACCCCGACCCGGCCGGTCGCGCGACGCCGGCCGTTACGCGAGTCCGGCCGGATTCGCGACTGCGGCCGGTCGGTGCCGCGGGGCCGCCCGCTTGCGTGCGAGGGCTCTCATCAGCGGCCGCGGCGCGCACGGCGCGCGTCAGGTGGCGGTGCGCTTCAGGTGAGCGGCCCGACGATGCGATCCATCATTGTTGAGGGAGTACAGGATATTTTTTCCGTCGCCGAGCCGACGTGCGGGCCGCTCACCTGAAGCGCACACGCAGAGGGTCTTGCGTGAGGTGACCGGGCGGGGCGCGGCGCGAGCCGCGCGTGGGGACAGACGGGGTGCGTCGTTATGGGCGCCTGCGCAGCAAGGTCAACGCCGCACCGGGTGGCAAGGAGCCCCCAAGCACCCGGGGGGAGTGCACCATTATAGAGCGTTGCCGGCCGGCAGACCAGAAGGGCCACGCGGTCCCCGTCTATTCCGACCCGCCCACGCGCCGTCTCGCCATGACGCGTGGCCGTCACGATCGTGCTCGGCCCCAAACCTCCCGCTGATCCGCCGCATGTTCTTTTTTCACTGACCGGGCGTCGTTGTCCCGTGCAGCAACGCACGTCGCTCGCAATATCGCTTCGTCATCGGGCGGCGTGCGGTACCCGATCGACGCATCGACGCGTCGACGCATCGACGAATGGATGCGTTGACGATGGTAAAAGCCTTCGCTCCCGTCCATCCCATCCCATCCCATCCCGTCCCGTCCCGTCCCGTCCCGTCCCGTCCCGTCTCGCCCGGGCGCACTTCTTTCGCAATTGTGATGAAACCCGTTTTACGGACACCGGCAGTGTCAAAAAAGCGTCGCGAGCACGACGCCCGTTTCTCAATCCGGCTCCCACGCCTTGCAGCGTAAAGAGGGCGGAGTGGGGGGCGGAATGGGGGGCGGAAGGGGGGCGGAGTCGGTCAACCGAGCCGGGCTGCGTCAGGCGATGCCGAGGACCGCACTTCGGCGCTGACGCGGGGTCCTGTTTCGCCTCCTTAGGACGTGTCTCGCTCGGTATGCGGGGGCGGCGAGGCTCCTCGTGGTCGGCGCCGAAGCCTCGCCGCCGCGCCTCAGGAAACAATATGTGACGCGTGAAACGCACGTCGCCCCCGTGAAAGCGAGGGCCGCGGGGGCCAGAGCGACGCCGGGCCGCGCGGGCCGCGCGTCACGACGCGGGCCGAAGGTGGATGAAGGAGTGAGGGAATGAGGGGATCGCGCGGCGCAGGACGCTCCGTCTCGCCGGTGGCGGGCCCCCGCGGCCCATCCGGCCGGCGGCGACGCACGCTGCGCTCTCCCACCGATCCAGGGCGGCCACCGGGCCCCCGGGGCTGAACGCCTCGGGCCTGCGCGGGATGCGACTCGGCACGCGCGTGCTCGCCCGCGTCGCGCGTGCTCGCCCGCGTCGCGCGCGCATGCACGCCAAAACTCGAGCCGCGTCGGCTGCCGTACGGTAGACTCCATACGCCTTGCCTCCGGCCGGGCACATGGCGCGTGCCCCGGCGCGACCCGTTGCCCGCCCCCACGGATTCATTTGAGGTATTCGATGAAGGCTGAGATTTTCTTCGGACTCTATTTGATCGCCATTACGACGGAAGCCATGTCAGGCGCGATTTTGGGCATGCAGCGCGGCATGGATCGGTTTGGTCTGGCCTTCGTCGGTACCGTCACGGCGCTCGGCGGCGGCACGATTCGCGACGTGCTCCTCGGACGGCACCCGTTGGGCTGGATCGCCCACCCCGAGTATCTCCTGATCACGTTGGGCGCCGCGACGCTGACCTCACTGATCGCCCGCCACGTGCATCGCTTGCGGGCGACGTTTATTACCGTCGACGCCGTGGGGTTGGCCGCCTTTACGGTCCTGGGCTGTGATATTGCCATGACCATGACGCACAGTCCCGTGATCGTGGTCGTCTCCGGGGTGATCTCGGGCATCGGCGGGGGCGTGATGCGCGACTTGCTGTGCGGTCAGGTGCCGCTCGTACTTCGCCGCGAAATGTATGCCGGCGTCGCCTGTATCGGCGGCACCCTGTACGTTGCGCTATTGCATTGGGGGGTGGCGAACGGCATCGCCACCGCGCTCGCCTGCGGGGTGGGGTTTGGGATCCGTATGTTGGCCGTCTGGTTTGGCTGGCGCTTTCGCACCTTCGAGGACGACGCGCCCGCGGACCCGGCGCATTAAGCCCCGGCGGGGCGCCGGTGCGCGCCGGTTCGCGGGCGGCGGTGCTGTGTCCGATGCCCGGCGTGCGGCTCGGGAGCGGCCCACCC
It contains:
- a CDS encoding nucleobase:cation symporter-2 family protein, whose amino-acid sequence is MNSNAASSLNPLSSPGKMVLLGLQHVLVMSASAVAFPRLIGEALRLPADQIAGMISAALLVGGLITLVQSLGVGRFGIRLPVMMGVSFAGSGAMLAIGSDPNLGLAGVFGAMLVSGLLCIVLAPLLGRLRYLFPPVVIGSILLTIGMSLLDISAHWMAGGAGVTDFGSPTYLCVAFGVLLVVMALLKFGRGFVRNVAILIGLAAGMIVCVARGLATLDGVAQAPWLEIVRPFHLAGLKFEPWSIVAMCVVMLVNTVETAGVFMALGELTGVEVRRRDIVRGFRADGLGTALAAVFNVFPYTTYAENVGLLVATGVRSRFVTATAAGILVVLALFPKLAAVIAAVPVYVLGSVSMITFGMICVAAIRVLAKVDYERNTANAWIVAVSVGIGMTPAFAPKFFQFFPPSLAPLLHSGVVLAALVAVSLNGVLNARRSDTQDTQNTQNTQDTQMS
- a CDS encoding nucleoside deaminase yields the protein MNPFPAQGLEPSQDQIMRHLARSNEVARRAVSLGHHPFGAVLVGPDQETVLLEQCNIDTVNHAEATLARVAATNFTAEFLWGCTLYTTVEPCCMCAATAYWANIGRIVFGMTEASLLEQTGAHAENPTMNLPCRHVFACGQKAVQVIGPVSAIAEQAAAVQREFWATR
- a CDS encoding transposase codes for the protein MDTTKKKTLRFSPEVRERAVQMVLEHQGERESRWKVIAAIAAKVGCSGQTLRSWVRTEARVRSLRPGTSTQLQERIHALERELCELRQVNEILRKASAEFAQTELERRSK
- a CDS encoding MASE1 domain-containing protein, translated to MPGKTFIFLRTAGAVALAYWLVALLSESLARAGTQSVPVWLAAGVVYGVLLVVRAPRRGAVLLGATVASYAWGRVGHGLNAGAGLVFALIEVASIAAGVWVAQRAERGSRAPARALSAAGWLIAGAALTAGLGATLIAEFWRWQQPDVRYGEEWCAWAFSTAVGILLVTPVIAVFQGFRLKRSGGMPMAQFGAGAIAFLAFAAIATVVFGQGVEQRFGTVAASLDYLPMPFLLLAAMVWGPRGGALAMLAGALLVIGLTAGGGGPFAVADSFAGEAVIEVQAYVAVWAALMLVARGLSEAQREARAQALDWRLRYERILGAIGAVSVEFDAVTGAAFWGEQAARVLGREVLQFSHVGDWHACLEASERGRAQAAWHAIAQGEQSSYQSCYTAKLGARVLTVQVQLAGVEGPDGTVERIAGLLQPVASVRGGGERD
- a CDS encoding alpha/beta hydrolase produces the protein MTEPGVLLIHGLGGTQYDLGSLQKRLKHAGFAVYSPTLPGHGTRPEDLVQVRVGDWLDAVRQKYHEVIGRHEVLHVVGMCMGALLAVELVKRERHARGRLVALAPPVFIDGWATPWYREVRRLLYHVPGAAERMKIVEEAPYGLKNEQLRAIIQAKFKRGDNFHYRWVPLACIREVDRLRAMVMRGLDSIVCPTLVVHAREDELTSLRSAHYLVEHIGGRGHAGRARMVVLEDSYHMVCVDNDREIVARNVLEFLGVTAESSLGIAASEPGMSAADLQALLTAVLADLARGDFASLFARGTPEVVWSQPGTNRTSGVFRGSQGLARMQAWAGEIRFDAFGAPSINRGMAVVPATLRASADFASQGIVAVAVHAGRLRELRWFPDAVQSEDTYFGATTPAQMKTPVV
- a CDS encoding trimeric intracellular cation channel family protein, with translation MKAEIFFGLYLIAITTEAMSGAILGMQRGMDRFGLAFVGTVTALGGGTIRDVLLGRHPLGWIAHPEYLLITLGAATLTSLIARHVHRLRATFITVDAVGLAAFTVLGCDIAMTMTHSPVIVVVSGVISGIGGGVMRDLLCGQVPLVLRREMYAGVACIGGTLYVALLHWGVANGIATALACGVGFGIRMLAVWFGWRFRTFEDDAPADPAH